The following coding sequences are from one Fibrobacter sp. window:
- a CDS encoding histidine phosphatase family protein: protein MTNDFVSAQDFFESLAPDERVYLLVRHGERNHITPNDPDYGAHVGLTERGREQALGLGRVVSASGKSPADVCFFSSPVGRCVETAEYIGKGCGVKNSEVEKLDCLAEYFVQNYAAYEAVLRAGFYEGICEWLAANSREAEVTETQDADAPFYPLAERSEEMLSMMLEKGHARFNVFVTHDAWVVPCLTHFCGLKFTPQRWMNFLTGMAVVVGSDGLTVRRIVPVTALPTGWLLF, encoded by the coding sequence ATGACAAACGATTTTGTAAGCGCCCAGGACTTCTTTGAATCTCTCGCTCCCGACGAGCGGGTTTACCTGCTGGTGCGGCACGGTGAACGGAACCATATCACGCCAAACGATCCGGATTATGGCGCCCACGTGGGTCTGACGGAGCGTGGGCGGGAGCAAGCCCTTGGTTTGGGCCGGGTTGTCTCTGCTAGTGGCAAATCGCCTGCCGATGTGTGCTTTTTCTCTAGCCCTGTGGGGCGTTGTGTGGAAACGGCCGAATATATCGGCAAGGGTTGCGGTGTCAAGAACTCCGAGGTGGAAAAACTGGACTGCCTGGCGGAATACTTTGTTCAGAATTACGCCGCCTATGAGGCTGTGCTGCGTGCTGGCTTTTACGAGGGTATCTGCGAGTGGCTGGCGGCCAATTCCCGCGAAGCAGAAGTGACGGAAACGCAAGACGCAGATGCTCCTTTTTACCCCCTGGCGGAACGCTCCGAGGAGATGCTTTCCATGATGCTCGAAAAGGGGCATGCCCGTTTTAACGTGTTCGTGACCCACGACGCCTGGGTGGTGCCCTGCCTTACGCACTTTTGCGGCCTGAAATTTACGCCCCAGCGTTGGATGAATTTTTTGACCGGGATGGCGGTAGTGGTCGGCAGCGACGGCCTGACTGTCCGGCGGATTGTTCCCGTGACGGCACTCCCTACGGGGTGGCTCCTTTTTTAG